The DNA segment GCGGCGAACTGTTGTCCCGCCTCGGCCGCACCGAGGAAGCCGCCGCGCAATTCGAGCGGGCCGCCGCACTCACCGACAACGACCGTGAACGAGAGGTGTTGGCCGACAAAGCCGCCCGCATGCGGAGACGGTGACGTGGCACCATGGCGGGGATGACTGTACGAGCGGCGCTATTCGACTTCTCCGGAACGCTCTTCCGTCTCGAGGAGGACGACAGCTGGTTCACCGGCATCGAGGTCGACAACCAGGAGATCGACGCACACGTCCAGGCCGAGTTGCTGCGTCGCCTCACCGCGCCGACCGGGCGCTCGGTGGAGATGACACCCGAGGCCGACCACGCCTGGGTCAACCGCGATCTCGCGCCACATCTGCATCGTGAGGCCTACCTGCACGTGCTGCGGGAGTCCGGACTTGCCGACCATCACGCCGAGCAGCTCTACCGGCGGGTCATCGATCCGTCGTCGTGGACGGCATATCCCGACACCGCCGACGTGCTGGCCGGGCTGCGCCACCGGGGTATCAAGACCGCGGTGGTGTCCAACATCGCGTTCGACGTCCGGCCGGCGTTCGCGGCGATCGGCGCCGAGGACGACGTCGACGAGTTCGTGCTGTCGTTCGAAGTCGGCGCCACCAAACCGGCCCCCGAGATCTTCACGACCGCGCTGACCCGGCTGGGCGTCGACGCCTCCGACGCGGTGATGGTCGGTGACAGCGACGAGGCCGACGGCGGCGCGCGCGACGTGGGCTGCCGGTTCGTGCTCGTCGACCCCCTGCCCACCGCGCAGCGCACCACCGGGCTGCGCGAAGCGTTGACACGCGTCGGAATTGAGGTCTAGGAGGGATATGCCCGAGGAACGCATCCGGCCGCCGTGGTGGCTCAAGCCGATGAACAAGGTCGTGATCGCCTCGGCGAAGATCGGGTTGCCGA comes from the Mycolicibacterium litorale genome and includes:
- a CDS encoding HAD family hydrolase: MAGMTVRAALFDFSGTLFRLEEDDSWFTGIEVDNQEIDAHVQAELLRRLTAPTGRSVEMTPEADHAWVNRDLAPHLHREAYLHVLRESGLADHHAEQLYRRVIDPSSWTAYPDTADVLAGLRHRGIKTAVVSNIAFDVRPAFAAIGAEDDVDEFVLSFEVGATKPAPEIFTTALTRLGVDASDAVMVGDSDEADGGARDVGCRFVLVDPLPTAQRTTGLREALTRVGIEV